The nucleotide sequence ATAAAAGTTACCTCCCTGGATACGTTGAAAACTAGTCTTATGTCATTTCTTAATGAAGAATCTGACTTCACTGGAATTCTCAACGACGAACGGGAAGTAAAACACAATAATGAGGGCAATCCAAACGCAGAGTCAGAATCCGATTTGGGTTTGGGTTCTGATCCtgaaattgatgaagatgacttcttcgaattttttttgaaggaaGGCCTTAATCTCTCAGATAATTACATAGAAAACCTTAGAACccaaaatgaaaatcatCCAAAGtcaaccaaagaagatcGTGACACAGATATCCAAAGAGACTTACAAAGCTCATCGAATGAAATATCCGAATATGAGGACTCTATCGAGGATTTAATAAAGTCTCTATCTGTCGATGGTGCACCACTAGGGCCGCTAAAAACAATCTTGGAAAATTACAATAGACGTTAATTAAACAACCCAAAATATACTGCAAAATTGTATAAAAACAAAGTAATTGAATATAAACTTATACTGGTGCGATAGCACACTTGCTATTATCATGTTCGTCATCTTCTAGAGAGTTATCTTCGTCATCTGCCGCAATGCTAGCTTCGTattcgtcttcttctataaAGCTCTTAGTATTTGTCTTGATTATTGGAATGCTGGCAGTTTCCAGTAATTCAGCGTGGGGATGGGACCATGAACTTCCTTCACTTGCGGATCTTCGAACAAGAAATGCCACTGGTCTGGACTCGTTATGACCTTCACTCAGAGTATATAGAGGTGTATTTGCCTTTGATGGCGTTTCGCTGTCACTATGAGTTGTAATTTCCGCACTGTCGTATTCGCTAATTTCCGGTCTATTAGCagcattttcattttcatcatcgaatgagccttcttcttgaattaCAGATTGGGTTCCACTATTATTAGAATGTCGGAATTTTCTGTTTAGAGAACGGTTGGTCATTCTAGCATGGCGACCGACCGGCGACTTACCCCTTTGTATATGCCACGGCGAATTGCCATtcatttttggaaattgtGATTCAGATCTAATGTTAAAGTTTGAGCGAATGTCCATGGTAGTTGGTGATGAAGCAGTGGTAATATCATAGAAGGAATCAGTTTTTGAACTTAATTCCGAGTTACTAGAGGTAGTAGATAGTACACTGAGAGTCCTTCTAACATTTTTACGATTACTACCTGTATCAGAAGTATTTGCTATGCGACTGGAATATTGAGTAATATTAGACCTCGATCCGGATTGTGCATCTGTTGAATATTCTGAATTAAATGTATCGTTAGAAACAGCTGAGTGTTGCGATACAATAGATGATCTTCTGTCTCCTCTACCATTCGGAagcttcaaaaattcatCTGCACTCCCAGATAAGCGATGACGATCCAACTCTGAGCCGCTCGGGGTATTTGGAATATCGATCGAAGAGTGAGATTTGGGTTTTTTCACTCTATGTTCTGTTTTATTTGTAATGTCCTCAAATTGAACGTTGGGATCTGTTGAATTCTGGTTTGCTTTAACCTCTGGGAGAGAACGAACCTGCGAATCATTTGAGCCCGTTTTATGTCGCCTTTTACCAGAAAGAGGTGGAAGAGTATGCAAGGAGTTTCTATGTGTCAGGGATTCACCATCATTCTGAGGTGTATGCTTTTTCGATTTGAAAAGGGAAGACATTCGCTGGAAAAACCCTTTTTTCTTAGATATATTATCACCCGACCCGATGGATGCTGGTTCTGCAACTTCGTGATTACCATTGCTATTCACTTTTCGCGAGTCTTTAGGTGCGAGAGCAGGTGTTACTTGGTGGGGTACCTCTTGATCGACGCTTTTGCGGCttaatatcttcttcaatgaatTTGTTTTAGTACACTCCGGACTTTGAAGGAGGATGTCATCCATGACCATATTTACGGATGACTCGAACACTTTTCTTACTGAGAGAACAGACCTTGTCCTTTTCGGTACTCCTAGCTCCTTGTTAGATTCTCTTTCCAACAAGAGAAACCATAATCCACTTAATGAATCACATTTTCTCTTATTAACCGATTTTTTGATCGATCCGGTATCAAAGCCACATTGCTTCAACCTCTTCAACAAGcgtttttcatgtttggaatgaaaatgaagacTTCCACCCCTTTGCTTAGCAAGTAGTTTATCTGTTTTTTCCATTGTGACGGTCCCGTAAGGCTGAAGGAAAGGATGGGTGAGGATTTCCTCCATTGTAATTCGCTGGTTGGGGTCCTTACGGAGCATTCCCTTAATCAAATCTTCGACATCTTCAGATAGCCATTCTTGAGTAAGAACTGGCTCTTCATTAACGATTTTCAACtttgtttcattttcgtCGTCCTCATCAAATGGCATGTATCCGTTTATCATAGTGTATAAGATAATGCCAAGGGACCAAATATCTGTTTTGAACCCGTCATAATTTTTCCTATCGATAAGTTCTGGCGCCATGTAAACCGTGGTCCCACAGATCGTCTCCAACTGCGACCTAGTGGCCATTTCTCTAGTAAACCCAAAATCTGTAAGCTTCGCGTGACCGTTGCCATCCAACAAGATGTTTTCTAATTTCAAGTCTCGATGCACACATTTTAGTTCGTGCGCATAATACACTGCACTAGCAATCTGCGAAAAAAGTTTCTTAGATTCCTCCAGCGACAACCTTCGCTCTTGCAAGAGATGCTCATAAAGCTCGTGGCCCGAACAATATTCTAAAACCATCCACACGTTGTATTCGGTGACTATTACCTCATAAAGCTTCGTAATGTACGGGAAGTCAAATTGGCGATGGTAAAACACCTCTCGTACCACATTAGGatccttcttgtttccCGTCTTCAAAACAACCTTCTGATGCGTTAGCTTATGCACCGCTAGGTATACCTTACCGAACGAACCTTCGCCGATAAACTTCAGAATTTTATAGTTTCCAACCTCACTCAACACCTCAGAGCTAAACTGGCTGTAGAGTTTGTCATACGAAGCTGCTATGCTAGCCTTAATGTTATTCTGCTCAGCTTTGCTCGTAAACATTGCCGGATGATGTCCActaattattatattaccTTATCCCCATTAAAACccacaacaaaaaaagggtTCTTCGAATAAAATTCCAATCTATTCCAACACGATTTGACCTAAAATTGCcaatccaaatccaaattaGTTATTTCTAGTACAATATAGGCCCAGATTGGCCAAGTTGTATCAAACAATTGTGCTATCTCTAAATCAATGCTAAAACCCAAAATCAATGGAATTCgaaatatgtatatatatcacaGAAAAAACCCAGCACACAAGCAAGCAAAAACAGTTTCTCTATCAAACGAAAACCTATCAGTTCACGTAATACCGTATTCCTGTCACCTAGTTTAAAATATTAGTTTAATGTCTCAGCTGCAGTGCCCTTTTTTCCTAACTTAAATAACAATGCTTGAATGGTGCATGtcgatgatgatataattattatagAATATACCATTAAATCCACTGCTATTAAAAcgaaaagttgttgaaacatatcacgtgacttcATCTCAAgtaaattttttttttcaaatccgaaaagtttcaaaaaaaaattgtggAAAAGTGTGGTAGACCGGGTAACCATATGATTATGCGACATGTGTGCTTAACAGGAAGTTTCAGCGATGACTTAGAGGTTTAGCGATTACATATGAATATGCGAAAGTAAATTGTAAATTGTGGGTTCTTGACGGGGCGTTAAAAGAGTTAGTGATACTGTTGCTATAGGCCAGGATATGTATTTATCGCTAGGGTTAAAAATGGCAAAGAGAAACTATCAAGATGCG is from Kluyveromyces marxianus DMKU3-1042 DNA, complete genome, chromosome 2 and encodes:
- a CDS encoding non-specific serine/threonine protein kinase, which encodes MFTSKAEQNNIKASIAASYDKLYSQFSSEVLSEVGNYKILKFIGEGSFGKVYLAVHKLTHQKVVLKTGNKKDPNVVREVFYHRQFDFPYITKLYEVIVTEYNVWMVLEYCSGHELYEHLLQERRLSLEESKKLFSQIASAVYYAHELKCVHRDLKLENILLDGNGHAKLTDFGFTREMATRSQLETICGTTVYMAPELIDRKNYDGFKTDIWSLGIILYTMINGYMPFDEDDENETKLKIVNEEPVLTQEWLSEDVEDLIKGMLRKDPNQRITMEEILTHPFLQPYGTVTMEKTDKLLAKQRGGSLHFHSKHEKRLLKRLKQCGFDTGSIKKSVNKRKCDSLSGLWFLLLERESNKELGVPKRTRSVLSVRKVFESSVNMVMDDILLQSPECTKTNSLKKILSRKSVDQEVPHQVTPALAPKDSRKVNSNGNHEVAEPASIGSGDNISKKKGFFQRMSSLFKSKKHTPQNDGESLTHRNSLHTLPPLSGKRRHKTGSNDSQVRSLPEVKANQNSTDPNVQFEDITNKTEHRVKKPKSHSSIDIPNTPSGSELDRHRLSGSADEFLKLPNGRGDRRSSIVSQHSAVSNDTFNSEYSTDAQSGSRSNITQYSSRIANTSDTGSNRKNVRRTLSVLSTTSSNSELSSKTDSFYDITTASSPTTMDIRSNFNIRSESQFPKMNGNSPWHIQRGKSPVGRHARMTNRSLNRKFRHSNNSGTQSVIQEEGSFDDENENAANRPEISEYDSAEITTHSDSETPSKANTPLYTLSEGHNESRPVAFLVRRSASEGSSWSHPHAELLETASIPIIKTNTKSFIEEDEYEASIAADDEDNSLEDDEHDNSKCAIAPV